The Vallitalea okinawensis genome window below encodes:
- a CDS encoding PEP/pyruvate-binding domain-containing protein — MIKWFSDIKETDFELVGGKGHNLSKMYNCGLKVPNGFVITSKAYDVYIKDNDLTPIIEGILKQHISSLEKSNRIKALFIKENVSKKLVGEIKEAFIHISSGRVAVRSSSTVEDLPGMSFAGQYSSYLNVTQDDLIEKVIRCWQSLWNQRAIDYRKKYDVTTEFSHGVVVQEMIEAKVAGVIFTANPVSGVRSQILVNAAYGLGESIVSGEVNPDQYTLDHHSGTVLKEEISKKEVLCQYAKEGIEYVAVEPQEQERGSLKPNHIKEIVKEAGKVQNFFGCPQDMEFAIDQKNNLYILQSRGITTLFPIDSFDQDGKLRAYLAASSVLLGMKEAFTPLGADLYGGMFPMVLNVMLKRKKPISDNFVKYAGGRIYVDITYLMASRLVAKQFGNAFSGSDLPLKDTMDHVIKMHGKTFRHQGIRFKIPWGIFKYGFGMMENYKIARKVAPDDRYQAIRNLGKEFYQDILNEAEQLNTVEEKIKFCEDSMLKVFKLTQNQALYCVEVNNYSKIEKSLKKIFGDQYNLDILTYALPECITVELGLELNKMAKYFDEKGLEPTADDPMMKAFLKKFGHRSTVELDFGYKRWHEDPKYLFNQMRSYMVDKMYDRNIAEVKEKAKEARDFIEQIFEEVKVKKGIRKAKKLRDMIIDYRRAAGMREYPKFNIVQSLDLSRKVMLGVGKSYQQQGLLDDPEDIFFLTKKDILSGKLSKETVRKNRELYNKEMTRNSVPRIVLNTGETHYSAHKFDPKSKVLQGISLSAGVYEGRVRVVFDPNSSELQEGEILVTESTNPAWTPLFMAAKGLIMEYGGPLSHGGIVAREYGIPAVVGIPSVKDLLMDGQLVRVNGETGTVEILDE, encoded by the coding sequence ATGATCAAATGGTTTAGTGATATCAAGGAAACAGACTTTGAATTAGTTGGTGGTAAAGGCCATAATTTAAGTAAAATGTATAATTGCGGGTTGAAAGTACCAAATGGTTTTGTTATCACATCAAAAGCATATGATGTTTATATCAAAGACAATGATTTAACACCTATTATTGAAGGAATTCTTAAGCAACATATAAGTAGCTTAGAAAAATCAAATAGGATAAAAGCATTGTTTATTAAAGAAAACGTATCGAAGAAGTTGGTTGGAGAGATAAAAGAAGCCTTCATACACATATCGAGTGGTAGAGTTGCAGTTCGAAGCAGTTCAACTGTTGAAGATTTGCCGGGAATGAGTTTTGCAGGACAATACAGTAGTTATTTAAATGTTACTCAAGATGATTTAATTGAAAAAGTTATAAGATGTTGGCAATCACTTTGGAATCAGCGTGCTATTGACTATCGAAAGAAATACGATGTAACAACTGAGTTTTCTCATGGGGTTGTTGTTCAAGAAATGATTGAAGCTAAGGTAGCAGGCGTTATTTTCACAGCTAATCCTGTATCTGGTGTTCGATCTCAGATATTGGTCAATGCCGCTTATGGTCTAGGCGAATCCATTGTTAGTGGAGAAGTTAATCCCGATCAATATACCTTAGATCATCATAGTGGTACTGTACTAAAGGAAGAGATTTCTAAGAAAGAAGTACTGTGTCAATATGCTAAGGAAGGGATTGAATACGTGGCCGTTGAACCACAAGAACAAGAAAGGGGTTCTCTAAAGCCTAATCATATCAAGGAGATTGTAAAGGAAGCTGGGAAAGTACAGAACTTCTTTGGGTGTCCTCAGGATATGGAATTTGCAATCGATCAAAAAAATAATCTCTATATACTTCAGTCGAGAGGCATTACCACCTTATTCCCAATAGATAGCTTTGACCAGGATGGGAAGCTAAGAGCTTATTTAGCAGCCAGTTCGGTATTGCTAGGGATGAAAGAGGCTTTTACACCTTTGGGTGCAGATTTATATGGGGGTATGTTCCCAATGGTGCTTAATGTCATGTTAAAGCGTAAGAAACCGATATCAGATAATTTTGTGAAATACGCTGGTGGTAGAATTTATGTAGATATCACTTATCTTATGGCAAGTAGACTGGTTGCTAAACAGTTTGGTAATGCCTTTTCAGGAAGTGATTTACCTCTTAAAGATACAATGGATCACGTCATTAAAATGCATGGTAAGACCTTTAGGCATCAAGGGATTAGGTTTAAAATACCATGGGGAATCTTTAAGTATGGTTTTGGTATGATGGAAAACTATAAGATAGCTCGTAAGGTAGCTCCTGATGACAGATACCAAGCCATAAGAAATCTAGGTAAAGAATTTTACCAAGATATTCTTAATGAAGCTGAGCAATTGAATACAGTTGAAGAAAAAATAAAGTTCTGTGAAGATTCCATGCTTAAGGTCTTTAAATTAACTCAAAATCAAGCCTTGTACTGTGTTGAAGTCAATAACTACTCCAAAATAGAAAAAAGTCTTAAAAAGATATTTGGAGATCAATACAACTTAGATATACTCACTTATGCTTTACCTGAATGTATTACAGTTGAACTTGGGCTAGAGCTTAATAAAATGGCTAAGTACTTTGACGAAAAGGGTTTGGAGCCGACTGCTGATGATCCTATGATGAAAGCTTTCCTTAAGAAGTTTGGGCATAGAAGTACTGTAGAGCTTGATTTTGGCTATAAGCGATGGCATGAAGATCCAAAATATCTATTCAATCAAATGAGGTCTTATATGGTAGATAAGATGTATGATAGAAATATTGCAGAGGTTAAGGAAAAAGCTAAAGAAGCTCGTGATTTCATTGAACAAATATTCGAAGAAGTCAAAGTGAAGAAAGGAATTAGAAAAGCTAAGAAGTTAAGAGATATGATCATTGATTATCGAAGAGCAGCGGGGATGAGGGAATATCCAAAATTTAACATTGTTCAGTCTTTAGATCTATCGAGAAAAGTTATGTTAGGTGTTGGTAAGTCCTATCAGCAACAAGGGCTATTAGATGACCCAGAAGATATTTTCTTCCTAACTAAGAAGGATATTTTAAGTGGTAAACTATCTAAAGAGACTGTTCGTAAAAATAGAGAACTCTATAATAAAGAAATGACAAGAAACAGTGTTCCTAGAATTGTTCTTAATACTGGAGAAACACACTATTCAGCGCACAAATTTGATCCTAAGAGTAAAGTTTTACAAGGCATATCCTTATCAGCCGGTGTTTACGAAGGGCGTGTCCGTGTTGTATTTGATCCCAATTCATCTGAACTTCAAGAAGGAGAAATCCTTGTAACAGAAAGTACCAATCCGGCATGGACGCCGCTGTTTATGGCAGCTAAAGGTCTAATTATGGAATATGGTGGACCTCTCAGTCATGGTGGTATTGTTGCTAGAGAATATGGAATACCAGCAGTAGTTGGTATTCCATCTGTTAAAGATTTATTAATGGATGGTCAGTTGGTAAGAGTCAATGGTGAAACAGGTACAGTGGAGATACTTGATGAATAA
- a CDS encoding TetR/AcrR family transcriptional regulator, with the protein MGLREKIVEASYELFASKGYEETTVSDIIKLAGSSRGGFYHHFNSKEEILEAITDDYIEEFSERYNRIMDEHVGSSTELFNRVFTMFHEYKVGQMKDWSKLYNLFSFKGSHVIILKIARDFEDLMTKIYSKIIKDGCEKGEFTSQYPKALAGLWTREMLQINRLARKEYIKKETEVDEAFMLGLEFTENLINRELGLVDQVIQIKSVVLAYIDHMKKQIALKEMVK; encoded by the coding sequence ATGGGTTTAAGAGAAAAAATTGTGGAAGCATCTTATGAACTGTTTGCCAGCAAAGGATATGAGGAAACAACTGTCTCAGATATTATAAAGTTAGCAGGGAGTTCGCGGGGAGGCTTTTACCATCACTTTAATTCTAAAGAAGAGATACTGGAAGCCATTACAGATGACTATATTGAAGAATTTTCAGAACGTTATAATAGAATTATGGATGAACATGTAGGTTCATCAACAGAATTATTTAATAGAGTTTTTACTATGTTCCACGAATACAAAGTTGGTCAGATGAAAGATTGGTCAAAACTTTATAATCTTTTCTCTTTCAAAGGAAGTCACGTTATTATCTTAAAGATTGCTAGAGATTTTGAAGATCTGATGACTAAGATCTATTCAAAGATTATCAAAGATGGTTGTGAAAAAGGTGAATTTACCAGTCAATATCCAAAAGCACTTGCTGGACTCTGGACGAGAGAAATGTTACAAATCAATCGATTAGCTAGGAAAGAATATATCAAAAAAGAAACAGAAGTGGATGAAGCTTTTATGCTTGGTCTAGAGTTTACTGAGAATTTAATTAATAGAGAATTAGGATTAGTTGATCAGGTTATTCAAATAAAGTCAGTTGTCTTAGCTTATATTGATCATATGAAAAAGCAAATAGCTTTGAAGGAGATGGTGAAATGA
- a CDS encoding Spy/CpxP family protein refolding chaperone, translating into MKKFKGLIGLILICSLIISGCGNFSEAKNPPPPRPNDQQTKEQQPKNQQPEGQSQEDKGNEGMKYSVDQAISDNAQLTTIAFSGLAFLTGSAGADSFIPPGKVADFFGFQYMRDVDVAGYGHNTTFLTKAANNIFYILNDEQKQKLVDLAMEQSMLYEDFAYNRFPLMEAFRRNLEGDLPDGASELDQEAVALYTSSLYKYDAELSYERAMVLGEIVQSFTDEQIEYLSKMEFNDSSTWNEVGEDDKLKKSMTNVEFVAVMTYASELFSWYKGNIEADVYFCPERHGTYFGGFYMKDYPAMNNPDYFISTSVTGDSGKEFLNILNDEQRVLITSIIDEQKNALEEIVQIRQEVSNELRKAMTEDSVDQEKVYTLIKRYGELDGWMSSLYASRFAEVNRTLTEEQRAALLELRNLDVVPDGAYRYSTPVEMPEIPNMDYLFGIGEMPESAGKLSSIDKFIETEKRK; encoded by the coding sequence ATGAAGAAATTTAAAGGTCTTATTGGATTGATACTTATTTGTAGCCTTATCATTAGTGGCTGTGGAAACTTTTCAGAGGCGAAAAATCCACCACCGCCTCGACCAAACGATCAACAAACCAAGGAGCAGCAGCCAAAGAATCAACAACCTGAGGGTCAATCTCAAGAAGATAAAGGGAATGAAGGAATGAAGTATTCTGTAGATCAAGCTATAAGTGATAATGCTCAGCTTACTACAATCGCATTTTCAGGGCTAGCATTCTTAACAGGTAGTGCAGGTGCCGATTCTTTTATACCACCTGGGAAAGTTGCCGATTTTTTTGGATTTCAATATATGAGGGATGTTGATGTTGCCGGCTACGGTCACAATACAACTTTCTTAACGAAGGCAGCTAATAATATTTTTTATATCTTAAATGATGAGCAAAAGCAGAAGCTTGTAGACTTAGCCATGGAACAATCCATGTTGTATGAAGACTTCGCTTATAATCGTTTCCCATTGATGGAAGCTTTTCGTAGAAACTTAGAAGGGGATTTACCGGATGGAGCTTCTGAGCTAGATCAAGAAGCAGTTGCTCTTTATACCTCATCTCTTTATAAATATGATGCAGAACTATCATACGAAAGGGCTATGGTTTTAGGTGAAATCGTTCAATCCTTTACAGATGAGCAAATTGAATATTTAAGTAAAATGGAATTCAATGATTCATCGACCTGGAATGAAGTTGGTGAAGATGATAAGTTAAAGAAAAGCATGACAAATGTAGAGTTTGTAGCAGTGATGACCTATGCAAGTGAATTGTTTTCATGGTATAAAGGGAATATTGAGGCAGATGTGTATTTTTGCCCTGAACGCCATGGAACATACTTTGGTGGATTTTATATGAAAGATTATCCTGCAATGAATAATCCAGATTATTTCATCAGTACATCTGTAACTGGAGATAGTGGAAAAGAATTTTTAAATATATTGAATGATGAGCAAAGAGTATTAATTACTAGTATTATAGATGAACAAAAGAATGCATTAGAAGAAATAGTTCAAATAAGACAGGAAGTATCTAATGAGTTACGCAAGGCGATGACAGAAGATAGTGTGGATCAAGAGAAGGTTTATACACTTATTAAACGTTATGGTGAGTTGGACGGCTGGATGTCATCATTGTATGCATCACGATTTGCTGAGGTTAATCGCACACTTACAGAAGAACAAAGAGCTGCTCTTCTTGAATTAAGAAATCTTGATGTAGTTCCAGATGGTGCTTATCGCTATTCTACTCCTGTAGAAATGCCTGAAATACCTAATATGGATTATCTATTTGGAATTGGAGAAATGCCAGAAAGTGCTGGTAAATTATCCTCAATTGATAAGTTCATTGAGACTGAAAAGAGAAAATAA
- a CDS encoding sensor histidine kinase, with product MKKLSTRLFIIFFVLMAVFTLCNVLLNELFLEDYFIFKNKKYLLSEKIQIEKFLNQKEDFSQYIVELDRDEGISTLVVDKDLQMLKSSNPMNPKDKSGIPAELEEIIKELKDNADQEYIYDAVTAMNSSKYIVLVTKISKDQYLMISKSMKELSYNASIANEFFMYIGILLLLIGSIVMKLYSKRLTQPVQEIRDIAMDIAELNFSRRVEVLSKDELGSLSESINIMADRLDDAIVRLNENLDKRKQLLRDITHELKTPIGVILGYVEALKYGVSSDSDEYYNIIISECNRMDRMVKELLNQSVLESGSVQLRQEEIDMKVLIKSIMERFHKELKGKRIGVTSQYAYQNNIVADQYLIDRVITNFIVNAIRHTSKNGKIEISFNELNEMFEIGVFNTGSFIPEEEIDRVWDAFYKVDKARKRNSAGQGIGLSIVKSIVELHDGICFVENLNNGVRFVIRLPKISH from the coding sequence ATGAAAAAACTATCTACCAGACTATTTATCATATTTTTCGTGTTAATGGCAGTATTTACTTTATGTAATGTATTATTAAATGAGCTATTTCTTGAAGATTATTTTATATTCAAAAATAAAAAATATCTTCTATCAGAGAAGATTCAAATAGAAAAGTTCCTCAATCAAAAGGAAGATTTCTCACAATATATAGTTGAGTTAGATAGAGATGAGGGTATTAGTACTCTTGTTGTAGATAAAGATTTGCAAATGCTAAAAAGTTCAAATCCTATGAATCCAAAGGATAAAAGTGGTATCCCAGCTGAATTAGAAGAGATAATTAAAGAGCTAAAGGACAATGCTGACCAGGAATACATCTATGATGCAGTAACAGCAATGAATTCTTCTAAATATATTGTACTTGTAACAAAAATATCTAAGGATCAATACCTTATGATTAGCAAATCAATGAAGGAGCTTAGTTATAATGCTAGTATTGCTAATGAGTTCTTTATGTATATAGGGATTTTATTATTACTTATTGGCAGTATAGTGATGAAATTATATTCAAAAAGGTTAACCCAACCTGTTCAAGAAATCAGGGATATCGCAATGGATATAGCTGAGCTTAATTTCTCAAGACGAGTTGAAGTTCTATCGAAAGATGAGCTGGGAAGTCTATCAGAGAGTATTAATATAATGGCCGACCGCTTAGATGATGCCATAGTTCGATTAAATGAAAATTTAGATAAACGAAAACAACTACTTAGAGATATAACTCATGAGCTTAAAACACCAATTGGTGTGATTCTAGGATATGTGGAAGCCTTAAAATACGGAGTATCCAGTGATAGCGATGAATATTACAACATTATCATATCCGAGTGTAATCGAATGGATAGGATGGTAAAAGAGCTTCTCAATCAATCGGTATTAGAATCTGGGAGTGTACAGTTGCGTCAAGAAGAAATAGACATGAAAGTACTTATAAAATCTATTATGGAAAGATTCCATAAGGAGTTAAAGGGGAAAAGGATTGGGGTTACTTCTCAGTATGCCTATCAAAATAACATAGTTGCGGATCAGTATTTAATAGATCGAGTCATTACTAATTTTATAGTCAATGCAATACGGCATACCTCTAAAAATGGTAAAATTGAAATTTCCTTTAATGAACTTAACGAAATGTTTGAGATAGGGGTATTTAATACAGGAAGCTTTATCCCAGAGGAAGAGATTGATAGGGTTTGGGATGCCTTTTATAAAGTTGATAAAGCACGTAAACGAAATTCAGCAGGACAAGGAATAGGGTTATCTATTGTAAAAAGTATAGTAGAACTTCATGATGGTATATGTTTTGTGGAAAATTTAAATAATGGGGTTCGATTTGTTATTCGTCTACCCAAAATTTCACATTAA
- a CDS encoding response regulator transcription factor, whose amino-acid sequence MIRGKWIVLEIKVLVADDDPYIIKLMVDILKKQGYQSFVAENGEEAIDIFFENSDIDLVILDVMMPIFNGWDVLKVIREDSDVPIIMLTALGDEINEVKGFSHGADDYIGKPFSYKVFVARLEALLRKTKKRQLERITLENLVIDQESRRAYIGEEDCKLNRKEFNLLMYLYINRNRVMTRDQLITQIWGYDFDGNPRTLDTHIKTLRYKLGDYGQLIKTLRGTGYMFEGGSV is encoded by the coding sequence ATGATTAGAGGGAAGTGGATTGTATTGGAGATTAAGGTATTGGTTGCAGATGATGATCCCTACATTATTAAATTAATGGTGGATATTTTAAAAAAACAAGGATACCAATCATTTGTTGCAGAAAATGGTGAAGAAGCCATTGATATATTTTTTGAGAATAGTGATATAGATTTAGTGATTTTAGATGTAATGATGCCAATATTTAATGGTTGGGATGTTTTAAAAGTAATAAGAGAAGACTCAGATGTTCCAATTATCATGTTGACTGCGCTAGGTGATGAAATTAATGAGGTCAAAGGATTCAGTCATGGAGCTGATGATTATATAGGTAAACCGTTTTCCTATAAAGTTTTTGTAGCAAGGTTAGAAGCCTTATTAAGAAAAACTAAAAAAAGACAACTTGAAAGGATTACATTAGAGAACCTTGTCATTGATCAGGAAAGCAGAAGAGCTTATATCGGAGAAGAAGATTGTAAGTTAAATCGCAAAGAATTTAACTTATTAATGTATTTATACATCAATCGTAATCGGGTTATGACGAGAGACCAACTCATCACTCAGATATGGGGATATGACTTTGATGGTAACCCAAGAACTCTTGATACCCATATAAAGACATTGCGTTATAAACTAGGAGACTACGGGCAACTTATTAAGACTTTAAGAGGGACAGGCTATATGTTTGAAGGAGGTAGTGTGTGA
- a CDS encoding DUF3795 domain-containing protein, translating into MNTYSICGINCTKCEYKEKCGCKGCRESKGIMFWGECKLAKCAIEKKLDHCGLCSNFPCDDLKAFAYDEGEGDNGERIENLRKLIAN; encoded by the coding sequence ATGAATACATATTCAATCTGTGGGATAAATTGTACCAAATGTGAGTATAAAGAGAAATGTGGTTGCAAGGGATGTAGAGAAAGTAAAGGAATTATGTTTTGGGGAGAATGCAAACTGGCTAAGTGTGCTATAGAGAAAAAATTAGATCACTGTGGTCTTTGTTCTAATTTTCCTTGTGATGATTTAAAGGCATTTGCCTATGATGAGGGTGAAGGTGATAATGGTGAAAGAATTGAAAATTTAAGAAAATTAATAGCTAACTAA
- a CDS encoding pyridoxamine 5'-phosphate oxidase family protein, producing MAKTAYEIQKERIKEIEEEADLLLEKCDVVTLTSINEKGYPRTCAINKIKANGFKEIYFFTSKRSHINGKATHFQNNSKASVCYYLDGNSVTLIGNVDIVEDKEVKKTFDDYCDRNFFKNGVEDPKCFLLKFKTIEATFWIEGKFRTCKYKTK from the coding sequence ATGGCAAAGACAGCTTATGAGATTCAAAAAGAAAGAATCAAAGAAATTGAAGAGGAAGCGGATTTATTATTAGAAAAATGTGATGTCGTAACCCTTACTTCAATTAATGAAAAGGGTTATCCAAGAACGTGTGCAATCAATAAAATCAAAGCAAATGGTTTTAAAGAGATTTATTTCTTTACTTCAAAAAGATCACATATTAATGGGAAAGCCACACATTTTCAGAATAATTCTAAAGCCAGTGTCTGCTACTATTTGGATGGTAATAGCGTTACACTTATTGGTAATGTTGATATAGTAGAAGATAAGGAAGTTAAAAAAACTTTCGATGACTATTGTGATAGGAATTTCTTTAAAAACGGCGTGGAAGATCCTAAATGCTTTTTATTAAAATTCAAAACCATAGAAGCAACATTCTGGATTGAAGGTAAGTTTAGAACTTGTAAGTATAAAACAAAATAA
- a CDS encoding VOC family protein, which produces MIITPNLHFNGVCKKALALYETAFDGKITQLFQYSDADPSDYNIDQLTESEKEQVYHAEMMIGNQRFFFSDSFDSVPYGQTISIVITFDSGDEVKKAYDVLSKEGEVLQQLIETTYSGCFTSIIDRFGIRWELMTENSRS; this is translated from the coding sequence ATGATTATTACACCTAATCTGCATTTTAACGGCGTATGTAAAAAAGCATTAGCACTATATGAGACAGCCTTTGATGGAAAGATAACACAGCTCTTTCAGTATAGTGATGCAGACCCTTCTGACTATAACATTGATCAGCTAACTGAAAGTGAAAAGGAGCAGGTGTACCATGCCGAAATGATGATTGGAAATCAACGCTTTTTCTTTTCTGATTCTTTTGACTCTGTACCATATGGTCAAACCATATCCATCGTCATTACATTTGATAGCGGGGATGAGGTTAAGAAAGCATATGATGTATTATCTAAAGAAGGGGAAGTTCTGCAACAGCTTATAGAAACTACTTATAGTGGGTGTTTTACCTCTATTATTGATAGATTTGGTATCAGATGGGAATTAATGACTGAAAATAGCCGTTCATAA
- a CDS encoding VOC family protein, producing the protein MGLKFDAFGIFVIDLKVMVEFYRDVLGVEIDWDGSGPFAEFKHEGIRFMMYERKELKDYLGKEVSYPKGTNGTFELAIDLPKFSDVDKEYERVVSLGAVPVFPPRSEPWGMRSSFVQDPDGNLIEIGSWGKGESEK; encoded by the coding sequence ATGGGATTAAAATTTGATGCATTTGGTATTTTTGTTATAGATCTAAAAGTAATGGTTGAGTTTTATAGGGACGTACTTGGGGTTGAAATTGATTGGGATGGTAGTGGTCCCTTTGCAGAATTTAAGCATGAAGGAATCAGATTTATGATGTATGAAAGAAAAGAGTTGAAGGATTATTTGGGAAAAGAGGTTTCATATCCAAAGGGTACCAATGGAACATTTGAATTAGCCATTGATTTACCTAAGTTTTCGGATGTGGACAAAGAATACGAAAGAGTCGTTTCACTGGGTGCTGTACCAGTTTTTCCACCTAGGTCTGAACCTTGGGGTATGAGGTCATCCTTTGTTCAAGATCCAGATGGTAATTTAATAGAGATTGGCTCATGGGGAAAAGGAGAGAGTGAAAAATGA